One Actinomycetota bacterium DNA segment encodes these proteins:
- a CDS encoding sigma-70 family RNA polymerase sigma factor produces the protein MDDKLNQLIDRARNLDRNAFGEIYELYVDGIYRYVFYRLFDKKDAEDVTEEVFIKAMNGIAGYQADKGSFTGWLYGIARNTVIDYFRLVRRETAVVEAAAARRTEKAGDETDAFVVEMIRQALGDLTEEQREVIVLRFYAGLKISEIAEHMDKPESAIKALQRRASLKLAKSLGGEW, from the coding sequence ATGGACGACAAACTGAATCAGCTTATCGACAGGGCGAGGAATCTTGACAGAAACGCGTTCGGCGAGATCTACGAGTTATATGTCGACGGCATTTACCGTTACGTTTTTTACCGGCTGTTTGACAAGAAAGACGCCGAGGACGTGACCGAGGAAGTCTTCATCAAGGCCATGAACGGCATCGCCGGATATCAGGCCGACAAAGGCTCTTTCACCGGATGGCTGTACGGGATAGCCCGAAATACCGTGATCGACTACTTCAGATTGGTGCGCCGGGAAACGGCGGTAGTCGAAGCGGCAGCCGCCCGGCGGACGGAAAAAGCCGGCGATGAAACGGATGCCTTTGTGGTCGAGATGATCAGGCAGGCACTGGGCGACTTGACTGAGGAGCAGAGAGAAGTGATTGTTCTGCGGTTTTACGCGGGTCTGAAGATCAGCGAGATTGCCGAACACATGGACAAGCCGGAAAGCGCGATTAAAGCCCTGCAAAGGCGGGCTTCGCTCAAACTGGCGAAGTCTTTGGGAGGCGAGTGGTGA
- a CDS encoding DUF2130 domain-containing protein — MKEEIAAAKKHFEQESLQQLEAEKKRISEEANKKAKEDAALTMQDLEERLKEKDEKVKELANQELELRKKQRELVDKAKSTELEMARKLDEERDKIALEAQRKADEAYRQKALEKDKKISDMTTQIEELKRKAEQGSMQTQGEVVELELEEILKANFPLDDIKPVAKGVSGADVIQTIKNRVGQECGSIMWESKQTKAWTEGWVTKLKDDQRAVNADIAIIMTVVLPKEIKNFGPYKGIWVTDYASAIGLAVAIRAGLEEVAMARLAAVGKNEKMEAIYNYLSGTEFRQKVEAIVEAFTTMKEDLEKEKRATQAQWAKRDKQIDRVVANTVGMYGDLQGIIGTSLPQIEALEMKELEEGEA; from the coding sequence ATGAAAGAAGAGATTGCGGCCGCGAAAAAGCATTTCGAGCAAGAGTCTTTGCAGCAACTGGAGGCTGAGAAGAAACGCATTTCAGAAGAAGCCAACAAGAAAGCAAAGGAAGACGCGGCCCTAACCATGCAAGACCTTGAGGAACGACTCAAAGAAAAGGACGAGAAGGTCAAAGAGCTTGCCAATCAAGAACTAGAGCTGCGCAAGAAGCAACGTGAACTAGTGGATAAAGCCAAGTCCACAGAACTAGAAATGGCACGCAAGCTCGATGAAGAACGCGACAAGATAGCCTTAGAGGCGCAGAGAAAAGCCGACGAGGCCTACAGACAAAAAGCTTTAGAAAAAGATAAGAAGATCAGCGATATGACTACGCAGATTGAAGAGTTAAAGCGCAAGGCTGAACAGGGTTCTATGCAAACCCAAGGCGAAGTGGTCGAGCTCGAGCTGGAAGAAATCCTCAAAGCGAATTTTCCCTTGGACGACATCAAGCCTGTTGCCAAGGGCGTATCCGGAGCAGATGTTATCCAGACAATTAAGAATCGTGTGGGACAAGAATGCGGCTCCATAATGTGGGAATCCAAACAGACAAAGGCATGGACCGAGGGCTGGGTTACAAAACTTAAAGACGACCAAAGAGCCGTCAACGCAGACATAGCGATAATCATGACGGTGGTATTGCCAAAAGAGATTAAGAACTTCGGTCCATATAAAGGAATCTGGGTAACCGACTATGCGTCCGCCATAGGTCTGGCAGTCGCTATCCGAGCCGGTCTCGAGGAAGTCGCGATGGCGAGACTTGCCGCGGTCGGTAAGAACGAGAAAATGGAAGCCATCTACAACTACCTATCGGGCACTGAATTCAGGCAAAAGGTTGAGGCAATAGTCGAGGCTTTCACGACCATGAAAGAAGACCTTGAGAAGGAAAAGCGAGCCACCCAGGCTCAATGGGCCAAACGCGATAAACAGATCGATCGCGTAGTCGCCAATACAGTCGGCATGTACGGCGACCTCCAGGGCATAATCGGCACTTCCCTACCCCAAATCGAAGCCCTCGAGATGAAAGAACTGGAAGAGGGAGAAGCGTAG
- a CDS encoding putative immunity protein: MIKKPKFSLTQHKDERILELVGKTDHKILAVWAIDCAERVMPYFEERYPEDHRPRQAIETLKTWINTGVFKMAVIRKASLDSHAAAREVGEDNSACYAARAAGQAVATAHVPTHSVGAAIYALQAIFRASSSSDTDAAVAKESEWQYRHLLELIKNKDSAVT, from the coding sequence ATAATAAAAAAGCCAAAATTCTCCCTTACGCAACACAAAGACGAGCGAATTCTAGAGCTTGTCGGAAAGACCGACCATAAAATCTTAGCCGTCTGGGCAATTGATTGCGCCGAGCGTGTCATGCCGTACTTTGAGGAAAGATATCCGGAAGACCATCGTCCTCGTCAAGCTATCGAAACACTCAAGACATGGATAAATACAGGCGTGTTTAAGATGGCTGTTATACGCAAAGCTTCGCTTGATTCCCACGCTGCCGCTCGTGAAGTAGGGGAAGATAATTCGGCCTGCTATGCCGCCCGCGCCGCGGGCCAAGCGGTGGCGACAGCGCACGTTCCCACTCATTCTGTTGGCGCCGCGATTTATGCTTTGCAGGCAATTTTTAGAGCCTCAAGCTCCTCTGACACCGATGCTGCCGTAGCCAAAGAAAGCGAATGGCAATACCGTCACTTGCTTGAATTAATAAAGAATAAAGACTCGGCTGTTACGTAA
- a CDS encoding DUF3795 domain-containing protein: MWVMDIKYPQIGVCGLSCRFCPRYHTDGFSRCYGCKTESRMGAGCPFITCAVKKKGIEFCWDCEEGESCQKWLKHRELGKLYDSFICYQGLEENIRTASESGVESFVKSQIAKEKFLERMLDEFNEGRSKSYYCIAATVMTTEDLKEGLARAAELSKDLDIKDKSNALHAALDEIAARKNYCLRLRKH, translated from the coding sequence ATGTGGGTTATGGACATCAAATATCCTCAAATCGGAGTCTGCGGATTGTCGTGCAGGTTTTGCCCGCGGTATCACACTGACGGCTTTAGCAGATGTTATGGCTGTAAGACAGAATCACGGATGGGCGCGGGGTGCCCCTTTATCACCTGTGCCGTTAAGAAGAAGGGCATCGAATTCTGCTGGGACTGCGAGGAAGGTGAAAGTTGTCAGAAATGGCTGAAGCATCGAGAGCTCGGGAAGCTGTACGACTCATTCATCTGCTACCAGGGGCTTGAAGAAAACATACGGACGGCCAGTGAGAGCGGCGTCGAGAGTTTTGTGAAGTCGCAAATTGCCAAAGAGAAGTTTCTGGAACGGATGCTGGATGAATTCAACGAAGGCCGTTCGAAAAGCTACTACTGCATTGCGGCCACGGTTATGACTACTGAGGATTTAAAAGAGGGGCTCGCCAGGGCCGCAGAACTCTCTAAAGACCTGGACATTAAGGATAAATCGAATGCCCTTCACGCGGCGCTTGACGAAATAGCGGCTCGAAAAAACTACTGCTTGCGATTGAGGAAGCATTAA
- a CDS encoding HEPN domain-containing protein, whose translation MAKKSKTRATAPGAEKIFLIKAENFLKAAQEAIEKRNWDPAASAGIHAIINSCDAMSAKFLSYRHAGSDHFGVLDVVAQLPLADKDELKKIKRRVARSLDSKNDVEYDDYLVREGPAKQIVSDAEAILSWALKHIKP comes from the coding sequence ATGGCAAAGAAATCAAAAACAAGAGCGACAGCCCCAGGTGCCGAAAAGATCTTCTTGATCAAAGCCGAGAACTTCTTAAAAGCAGCCCAAGAGGCAATCGAGAAGAGAAATTGGGATCCAGCTGCGAGCGCAGGAATACACGCAATAATAAATAGCTGCGATGCAATGTCAGCAAAGTTTCTTTCTTATCGTCATGCTGGCTCCGACCATTTCGGCGTCCTCGATGTTGTGGCGCAGCTTCCCTTGGCTGACAAGGATGAGCTCAAGAAAATTAAGCGAAGGGTAGCGCGATCGCTAGATTCGAAAAACGACGTCGAGTATGATGACTATCTCGTAAGAGAGGGACCGGCCAAGCAAATAGTCTCCGATGCTGAAGCTATCTTATCGTGGGCCCTCAAACACATAAAACCTTAA
- the arsS gene encoding arsenosugar biosynthesis radical SAM (seleno)protein ArsS (Some members of this family are selenoproteins.): MSAFYDALERHSILIRPLGISVLQVNITRRCNQACRHCHVNASPARTEEMDDKTIERCLAVLRAHEEISVLDITGGAPELHPRFEHLVSRATDIGKHVIVRHNLTVSADAFKYVGRDMTYLPRFFADNGVELMASLPCYGHKNVDAQRGEGVFDKSIAALCNLNEIGYGVTGTGLILNLVYNPSNAVLPGLQASLEEAYRSELLKSYGINFNHLYTMANVPINRFADQLAADGCSEEYAKLLRKEFNPKAAEHVMCRCQINVGYDGRLFDCDFNQMLEMGVGIESSATIDSFDYDTLMKRQIRCAEHCFVCTAGTGSSCSGQIT, from the coding sequence ATGAGCGCGTTTTATGACGCATTAGAACGGCACAGTATTCTGATAAGACCCCTTGGAATCAGCGTTCTTCAAGTAAATATTACCAGGCGCTGCAACCAGGCCTGCCGTCATTGCCATGTTAACGCTTCACCTGCCCGCACCGAGGAGATGGATGACAAGACGATCGAGCGTTGCTTAGCGGTTTTGAGGGCTCACGAAGAGATCTCGGTTCTGGATATAACCGGCGGGGCTCCCGAGTTGCACCCTCGTTTTGAACATTTGGTTTCGCGGGCTACCGATATCGGCAAGCACGTAATTGTCCGGCATAATCTGACGGTCTCAGCGGATGCGTTCAAGTATGTCGGCCGCGATATGACATATCTACCCCGGTTCTTCGCGGATAACGGTGTCGAGCTGATGGCGTCCTTACCTTGCTACGGCCATAAAAACGTCGACGCTCAACGGGGTGAGGGTGTCTTTGATAAAAGCATCGCGGCTCTGTGTAACTTAAACGAAATCGGCTATGGTGTGACTGGAACAGGTTTGATATTGAACCTAGTGTATAATCCATCGAATGCTGTTCTGCCGGGATTACAAGCGAGCCTCGAAGAAGCGTACCGCAGCGAGTTACTAAAATCCTACGGAATCAATTTTAACCACCTCTACACCATGGCTAATGTGCCGATTAACCGCTTCGCGGACCAGCTTGCCGCAGATGGCTGTAGTGAGGAATACGCGAAATTGTTGCGGAAGGAGTTCAACCCCAAGGCCGCGGAACATGTTATGTGCCGATGCCAAATCAATGTGGGATATGATGGACGGTTGTTTGACTGCGATTTCAACCAGATGCTTGAGATGGGCGTCGGAATAGAAAGCAGCGCGACCATAGACAGTTTTGACTATGACACCCTAATGAAGAGACAAATTAGATGTGCCGAACATTGCTTTGTTTGCACGGCGGGAACGGGTAGCTCTTGTTCGGGGCAAATCACATGA
- a CDS encoding TIGR04282 family arsenosugar biosynthesis glycosyltransferase — translation MQSIGLFARYPTPGRVKTRLAASVGNDEAAAVYKECAELSVAAAREAINVKRYVFCSDGDDISLMTEWIGPGFEYLAQDGIDLAGRLDSALAFMFSDGADKAIVASTDTPDLSADIINKALEALAAKDIVIGPARDGGYYLIGMKQRRPELFQNAVMGTDTVRREAEQRAAAHNLSVAVLGELHDIDTIADLEAWRKRGRDERVL, via the coding sequence ATGCAGTCAATTGGATTATTCGCGAGATATCCGACTCCAGGCCGGGTCAAAACACGCCTAGCTGCTTCAGTGGGAAACGATGAAGCCGCGGCCGTTTATAAGGAATGCGCTGAACTATCGGTAGCGGCCGCGAGGGAGGCAATAAACGTAAAACGGTATGTTTTCTGCTCCGATGGTGATGATATCAGTTTGATGACGGAATGGATCGGTCCCGGTTTCGAATATCTGGCGCAGGACGGAATCGACTTAGCCGGGCGGCTGGATAGTGCTCTGGCGTTTATGTTTAGCGATGGCGCGGATAAAGCTATAGTCGCCTCGACCGACACGCCGGATTTGTCGGCCGATATTATAAACAAGGCATTGGAGGCGCTGGCCGCGAAAGACATTGTGATCGGCCCGGCGCGTGATGGAGGGTATTACCTGATCGGAATGAAACAGAGAAGACCCGAGCTCTTTCAGAACGCGGTTATGGGAACGGATACAGTTCGCCGGGAAGCGGAACAGCGCGCGGCCGCGCACAACCTTAGCGTCGCGGTCCTTGGCGAGTTGCACGATATTGACACGATAGCCGACCTTGAGGCGTGGAGAAAAAGGGGGAGAGATGAGCGCGTTTTATGA
- a CDS encoding TIGR04283 family arsenosugar biosynthesis glycosyltransferase, whose translation MISIIIPVLNEQQTLSRLLPELAKRNAAHEVIIVDGGSTDGSAELAGQYGITIKAKQGRAAQMNAGAEIAQGDILLFLHADTTLPVGALPAIEQALTENSVIGGRFRVNLDDRRMRFRVIGAMINIRDGITKGFTGDQAIFVRQKTFNELGGYAAVPLTEDLDLARRLRRHGRVVRIPLAVETSARRWKENGTLRTVLLMWKIRLYYLLGVPPSRLADMYSGKGR comes from the coding sequence ATGATTTCCATCATTATTCCTGTCTTAAACGAACAACAAACTTTGTCAAGACTATTGCCTGAACTGGCAAAAAGGAACGCCGCGCACGAGGTGATTATCGTAGACGGCGGCAGCACAGACGGTTCGGCCGAACTGGCCGGGCAGTATGGTATTACCATCAAAGCTAAACAAGGTCGCGCGGCTCAAATGAACGCCGGGGCGGAAATCGCCCAAGGCGACATCCTTCTTTTCTTACATGCCGACACGACGTTACCGGTTGGCGCGCTGCCAGCAATCGAGCAGGCGTTGACAGAGAATAGCGTGATCGGCGGTCGCTTCAGGGTGAATCTGGATGACCGCAGGATGAGATTCCGCGTTATCGGCGCGATGATAAACATTCGTGACGGCATAACCAAAGGATTCACGGGCGACCAAGCGATTTTCGTGCGCCAGAAAACGTTTAACGAATTAGGTGGATATGCCGCGGTGCCGCTGACGGAGGATTTGGACCTGGCGCGCCGGTTGCGGCGCCACGGCCGGGTGGTAAGAATCCCGCTAGCCGTTGAGACGTCCGCCCGCCGATGGAAAGAGAACGGAACACTGCGGACGGTTCTGCTGATGTGGAAGATTAGGCTCTATTATTTGCTGGGTGTGCCGCCTTCGCGGCTGGCGGATATGTATTCGGGAAAGGGGCGCTAG
- a CDS encoding C-GCAxxG-C-C family protein, which translates to MIGKGDIAYERALIYFREGHNCAQSVIMAVSDAEGEEVPLELITGTAGFSGGIGFSGDACGSVSGGVIAMGVFLSRKGVKQEAIPKAGARFLRWFKEEFGVSNCYELREGKSFRSTKGKCGEYTARTARKVVDIIESY; encoded by the coding sequence ATGATTGGTAAGGGTGATATTGCTTACGAAAGGGCGCTTATCTACTTCAGGGAAGGCCATAATTGCGCGCAATCCGTTATCATGGCCGTATCTGACGCCGAAGGCGAGGAAGTGCCGCTAGAATTAATCACGGGGACGGCCGGTTTTAGCGGAGGCATCGGTTTTTCCGGCGACGCGTGCGGATCCGTTAGCGGCGGCGTCATTGCCATGGGAGTCTTTTTAAGCCGAAAAGGCGTGAAACAAGAAGCGATACCGAAGGCCGGCGCGCGATTTCTGCGATGGTTTAAGGAGGAATTTGGCGTCTCGAATTGCTATGAATTAAGAGAAGGCAAATCGTTTAGGAGCACCAAAGGCAAGTGTGGCGAATACACGGCCAGAACTGCCAGAAAGGTGGTAGACATCATTGAAAGTTATTAA
- a CDS encoding lysylphosphatidylglycerol synthase transmembrane domain-containing protein, which translates to MKKRYASGGTIIRIAVSLVLLAIITLKINWGKAIDLVRHSDYLWWIIAMLITVGAVILSAYKWQLVLTSQGVKTPLTKLVSSYFIGLFLNNFLPTSMGGDVFRAYDVASLSGESHKAVASVISERVLATATLAATALAGLIFGFRIAGKFAWLVVAFSAGCAFLVWACLDIRWVGYLARRIPLINTERIRSKLEESREALQAPIRNKGILVNVLLLSFVFQIVVVIVNLAVFKALRIEASFIYLLIFVPIISAVSMLPVSINGLGVQQGASVVLFGAIGLTSTQATAQSLGFLIVVTLVSIPGWFLLILRRAQKEAAI; encoded by the coding sequence ATGAAAAAACGGTATGCGTCAGGCGGAACTATAATAAGAATCGCGGTCAGCCTTGTCTTGCTGGCAATTATTACCCTCAAGATTAACTGGGGCAAGGCAATTGATTTAGTGCGGCATTCCGACTATTTATGGTGGATTATCGCCATGTTGATAACAGTTGGCGCCGTTATCCTGAGCGCTTATAAATGGCAACTTGTCTTAACATCTCAAGGCGTCAAAACCCCGTTGACAAAACTTGTGTCTTCTTATTTTATCGGGTTGTTTCTTAATAATTTCCTGCCGACCAGCATGGGTGGCGATGTGTTCAGGGCCTATGATGTGGCGAGTTTGTCAGGGGAGTCGCACAAGGCGGTGGCCTCGGTAATATCCGAACGAGTCTTGGCGACGGCGACGCTGGCGGCTACCGCGTTAGCGGGATTGATCTTCGGATTCCGCATTGCCGGCAAGTTTGCCTGGCTGGTTGTTGCCTTTAGCGCCGGCTGCGCCTTTCTTGTTTGGGCATGTCTGGATATCAGGTGGGTTGGATATTTAGCGCGGCGAATTCCGTTAATCAACACCGAGAGAATCAGATCGAAATTGGAGGAGTCCAGAGAGGCACTGCAAGCGCCCATCCGCAATAAGGGGATACTGGTTAACGTGTTGCTGCTCTCTTTTGTCTTCCAAATTGTCGTAGTGATTGTTAATCTAGCCGTTTTCAAGGCCTTAAGAATCGAAGCGAGCTTCATTTATCTCTTAATCTTCGTGCCGATTATTAGCGCCGTTTCTATGTTGCCGGTTTCGATAAACGGTCTTGGGGTGCAACAAGGTGCGTCGGTCGTGCTGTTCGGGGCAATCGGTTTGACGTCGACTCAAGCGACGGCGCAATCGCTTGGATTTCTCATTGTTGTGACGCTGGTCAGCATACCAGGGTGGTTTCTACTGATTCTGCGACGAGCGCAAAAAGAGGCTGCCATATGA
- a CDS encoding TVP38/TMEM64 family protein: MKRRQKDLIVGSVTALAVLALLYLVVPDINTFVNNAFKILSKADVKALRVYFLSFGPWAPVVSALLMIFQSVVAPLPAFVITFTNGLVFGVWWGALLSWSSAMAGAAVCFYLSRVFGRPLVAKLVGGHSLDLADKFFERYGKHAIIIARLLPFVPFDPISYGAGLTGMSFWGFFIATGIGQLPATIVYSYLGQSATGTVKVLLLVFAIVVSLIVISAAMRKGFERRLLEE, encoded by the coding sequence GTGAAGAGGCGACAGAAGGATCTGATAGTCGGCAGCGTAACGGCATTAGCGGTCTTGGCGTTACTTTATCTTGTAGTGCCGGACATCAACACTTTTGTCAACAACGCTTTCAAGATCTTGTCGAAAGCCGACGTCAAGGCGCTGCGCGTGTATTTCCTATCCTTCGGGCCTTGGGCTCCGGTTGTTTCAGCCCTTCTTATGATTTTTCAGTCGGTTGTCGCGCCGCTTCCGGCGTTCGTAATCACGTTCACGAACGGACTGGTATTCGGCGTGTGGTGGGGAGCGCTTCTTTCATGGAGCAGCGCCATGGCGGGAGCCGCGGTATGCTTCTATCTTTCCCGCGTTTTTGGCCGGCCATTGGTCGCCAAACTTGTCGGTGGACATAGCCTTGATTTAGCCGACAAATTCTTCGAACGTTACGGGAAGCACGCGATTATAATCGCGCGGCTGCTTCCTTTTGTGCCTTTTGATCCGATTAGTTACGGCGCCGGATTAACCGGTATGTCGTTTTGGGGCTTTTTTATCGCAACAGGTATCGGCCAGCTGCCCGCAACTATCGTCTATTCGTATCTTGGCCAGAGCGCGACTGGCACGGTCAAGGTTCTTCTGCTTGTTTTCGCCATTGTGGTTTCATTAATTGTGATTAGCGCAGCGATGAGAAAGGGTTTCGAGCGGCGCCTGCTGGAAGAATAA
- a CDS encoding YdjY domain-containing protein, whose protein sequence is MARKTVLTIAAIMLVVVVGAALAGCTTQTKTVVKEAELKVSKEIPIITDTKAKTVTIYAEVNGKYFSEPTRHGIVSTLGSNGGKSLLSSYVDPIVFNEALVKIGAKPGDNIKLDSPAGTIVEGTTLDVKVKSGSRTFNFADAVKAEPATQKFDVRFGGNRKNASELKTGCILCLDACAVGITSNAGWGWSSFKEGKVKFFGKEDVLPSDGSPVSVIFSIKK, encoded by the coding sequence ATGGCAAGAAAGACAGTTTTAACCATTGCAGCGATTATGTTGGTCGTTGTAGTGGGGGCGGCGTTGGCCGGATGTACAACGCAAACAAAGACGGTGGTGAAAGAGGCTGAGCTTAAGGTAAGCAAGGAAATACCGATCATAACGGACACGAAGGCAAAGACCGTTACGATTTATGCCGAGGTAAACGGAAAATACTTCTCGGAGCCGACGCGTCACGGCATTGTCTCAACGCTCGGATCGAACGGCGGCAAGTCACTCTTGTCCTCGTATGTAGATCCGATCGTCTTCAACGAAGCGTTGGTTAAAATCGGCGCCAAGCCCGGGGATAACATCAAGCTCGACTCACCGGCCGGAACTATTGTTGAGGGTACGACGTTGGACGTTAAGGTCAAATCCGGAAGCAGGACTTTTAATTTCGCTGACGCCGTTAAGGCGGAGCCGGCGACGCAAAAATTCGATGTTCGTTTCGGAGGAAACCGCAAGAACGCGTCAGAGCTGAAGACAGGTTGCATTCTTTGTCTGGACGCCTGCGCGGTTGGGATCACCAGCAACGCAGGGTGGGGCTGGTCCTCATTCAAGGAAGGCAAAGTGAAATTCTTCGGCAAAGAAGATGTTTTGCCATCCGACGGTTCACCGGTTTCAGTTATTTTTTCAATAAAGAAGTAG
- a CDS encoding DUF1844 domain-containing protein, whose protein sequence is MAKKKDAKPAKEEKPVETSEEQPKKEEMSEDEALKKLQDTVNRMPVKDLIGSMLMNLAATSYVKLGLPAETNAAYKDTEQAKQAIDCLDALLKAIEPAMDLQEANAYRQTVANLKLAYAQAV, encoded by the coding sequence ATGGCCAAGAAAAAAGATGCCAAACCGGCCAAGGAAGAAAAACCGGTCGAAACGTCCGAGGAACAGCCTAAAAAAGAAGAGATGTCCGAAGACGAGGCGCTTAAGAAACTGCAGGATACCGTGAACAGAATGCCGGTCAAAGACCTGATTGGCAGTATGCTGATGAACCTGGCGGCGACGTCCTATGTGAAACTAGGCCTGCCGGCGGAGACCAACGCCGCTTACAAAGACACCGAGCAGGCCAAGCAGGCCATTGATTGCCTGGACGCCCTCCTGAAAGCAATCGAACCGGCGATGGACCTGCAGGAGGCCAACGCCTACCGGCAAACCGTCGCTAACCTCAAACTCGCCTACGCCCAAGCGGTCTGA
- a CDS encoding DUF2085 domain-containing protein translates to MTLIFIIVEWLGFAVCHQLPERSFNYGSQIIAICARDTGIYMGLLVGFIFLTIINRKHEHGFPPWWAILVGICGIGLMGLDGLTSYGGFRTTTNEIRLITGALAGMALPMVLVPMFNYQAWKEGSEERVIKDGWHFLAYLAAALVTVFLFQYRPGWLFWPMFAITGFSVAFAFVYVNMILVMLLPWFARKAERVRQLAVPALIAAVMGFAELGAAYYMHWYLLQKLLAR, encoded by the coding sequence TTGACTCTTATATTCATCATTGTCGAGTGGCTTGGGTTTGCGGTTTGCCATCAACTGCCGGAGCGCTCCTTCAACTATGGCAGCCAGATAATCGCCATCTGCGCCCGCGATACCGGCATCTATATGGGATTGCTGGTCGGATTTATCTTCCTGACAATCATTAACCGAAAGCATGAGCACGGCTTCCCGCCCTGGTGGGCGATACTCGTAGGGATATGCGGGATCGGACTGATGGGCCTGGACGGTTTGACGTCATACGGCGGTTTTCGGACGACGACAAACGAGATCAGATTAATCACCGGAGCGCTCGCTGGCATGGCTTTGCCGATGGTCCTGGTCCCGATGTTCAACTATCAAGCCTGGAAAGAAGGATCGGAAGAGCGTGTTATCAAAGACGGGTGGCATTTCCTGGCATATCTGGCCGCGGCCCTGGTGACAGTATTTTTGTTCCAGTACAGACCGGGCTGGCTCTTTTGGCCGATGTTCGCCATAACGGGATTTTCTGTCGCGTTTGCCTTCGTTTATGTCAATATGATTCTAGTGATGCTGCTGCCGTGGTTTGCCAGAAAAGCCGAGCGTGTTCGGCAGCTTGCCGTCCCGGCGCTGATTGCCGCCGTTATGGGATTCGCGGAACTCGGGGCCGCCTACTATATGCACTGGTATTTGTTGCAGAAGTTGCTGGCTAGATAG